The genomic interval TCATCCCGTCTAGTGCTTTGCGGTTCACAAAGTCAGCACTCTCCATCACGATCCGGACACCAGTGTTATTAACTTCGCCGTACGAAGAGGGAACACTGAATCCAAAAGACGCACGTCCGTCTGACGTCAACAATGCTCGACATCGCGCGTGGAAAACTTGTCCAGTTCATTTGCCAGAGTCGGGCGTAGCGATGATCCTCAGATTGAACTGGCGACACTTGTTTTTCGCTTGATGATTGCGCGCGAACGACAGTTGATGTCGTCGCGACGAAATCATTCCTTGGGCGTCGCGAGATCCTGACGCCAGCCGACGAACTGGTTGTTTCGTGACGAAACCCTTGATCCCGGCAACGCCCAAATTCCGTTGTTTGGAGGCCCTCCGCCGCGGGGCTGCGAACAAACAATCGTGTTGCCCACGGCGTTTAATTCTCCAGCCACGCGGATTCCGGCAACACCGCTTCCTCGGACCGTGTTGTCAAGGAAGTAGGCCTGGCTGCCGGAAAAGATCATCACGATCGGTGGCATTCCGCCTTCGCGCGACAGTTCATTTCTCAACGCGGTGACGTGCCAGCCTTCTCTTACTCCGATCGCGACCTTGGCATTGTCGATGACACGGTTCTCGATCAAGCTTGACCGGCCCTCACGACACTCGGAAAAGCCAATGCCGGCTTCAAGGTTGTCGTGGCAATGGTTACCGATCAAGGTGGTGATGGAATCGCTTTCATGGCCGATCCCGACCGTTCCGTTCTCGTAGCATTCATTTCCGACAATTGTTGCCATGGCGTGAGATCGGATACCGATCCCCGCGAGACGGTTTCGGTAGCAGCGGTTTTTGCTAATCACGGGAGCGGAATTCTCTTCTGCTCCAATGCCTGCCATTTCGTTCTCATAGCAGTCGTTGTCTTCGATGACCGGGCGTGTCGTCGCCAGTGTCCGTGAACCGATGCCAGAACGTCGGTTTCGGTAACACTGATTGCCTCGTACCACCGGGCAAGACTCTTCGCTGATACCGATTCCCGCACGGATGTTCTCGTAACACTTGTTTTCAACGATCAGTGGACTTGCATCGTCATTGCCAATACCGGCGTAGAAGTTCTCGAAGCAGATGTTCTTTCTGATCACTGCCGTCGACTTGTGCATGGAACCGATTCCTCCGCCCATGTTTCGGTAGCAAATGTTACCTTCGATCAGCGGAGAGCATCGCCGTTGCTCGGTCCCCTGGATGGCGATCCCGGTATACCCGATGTGATGCACGATGTTGTTGCGAACCTCGCAGTCGATGCCGACGATGGAAATCCCGGGTGTTCCCAACGCACCGATGTGTTCGTGGCTCTGGTCATTCCCCTGAGTTTCATGGTGTTGTTGCCACTTCTTGTCGTCATATATGCCGACGCCGATGATTGTAAATCCGTCCAAGACCGCATCCTCGGCCATCGTGATACCTGCCATGTCCACGTTGCGATGGTTCGCTGGTAAAGCACCATCGACGATGGTTGCTTCCACCCTTGCCAATCCCAGTTTGCCAAGCGTATCGTCTCCTGCACTTCGCAGTATCACTCCCGGTTTCAGAACGATTCGTTCGTGATAGGTCCCCTGTTCGACGAGGACCACGTCAGTGGCCTCCGCAGAGTCAATTGCACTCTGAATCGATTGAAAATCCTTTGGAACACGCAGAGTTCTCGCGTGCAAGGTAGCTACACCGGTGCACATGAAAATCAACGAACAAGATAAAAGTATTCGAACCATTTGGACG from Stieleria varia carries:
- a CDS encoding right-handed parallel beta-helix repeat-containing protein: MVKSNATNATHFKPEPASQASVQMVRILLSCSLIFMCTGVATLHARTLRVPKDFQSIQSAIDSAEATDVVLVEQGTYHERIVLKPGVILRSAGDDTLGKLGLARVEATIVDGALPANHRNVDMAGITMAEDAVLDGFTIIGVGIYDDKKWQQHHETQGNDQSHEHIGALGTPGISIVGIDCEVRNNIVHHIGYTGIAIQGTEQRRCSPLIEGNICYRNMGGGIGSMHKSTAVIRKNICFENFYAGIGNDDASPLIVENKCYENIRAGIGISEESCPVVRGNQCYRNRRSGIGSRTLATTRPVIEDNDCYENEMAGIGAEENSAPVISKNRCYRNRLAGIGIRSHAMATIVGNECYENGTVGIGHESDSITTLIGNHCHDNLEAGIGFSECREGRSSLIENRVIDNAKVAIGVREGWHVTALRNELSREGGMPPIVMIFSGSQAYFLDNTVRGSGVAGIRVAGELNAVGNTIVCSQPRGGGPPNNGIWALPGSRVSSRNNQFVGWRQDLATPKE